accatgataggtcttcgtgcgcgtaggaaattttttgtttcccatgcgacgttccccaacagaagccGCCACCGGCCGCGCCCGAGAAGGAGCGGCGCGGGCGCGCGCGCTACGGCTGCGcgttcgaggaggaggagggctccgggtTCGTGCCGCCCCGGATGGTGTGGGCGAAGGTCAGGGGCTACCCGCTGTGGCCGGGGCAGGTGTTCGACCCGGCGGATGCGTTGGGGCTCGCGCTGCGCGAGCGGCGGGCGACCGGGGCCGCGACGGCACCTTCGTGTGGGCCGGCGCGGCGAACCTCACCCCGCTCCGCGACGACTTCCCGCGCCTCGCCGGCGTCGCCCTAAGGAGCAACTGCAAGGTCGAGTTCACCCTCGCCCTGGACGGCACGCTGGCCGAGGTCGCGCGCCGCGTCGACGCCGGCCTCTCATGCGGGTGCGGTGGCACCGCCGCCAAGGGGCAAGTGTTCCAGAACTCCGGCCTTCGCAGAGGCGCGTTTGTCGCGGCCATGGACGCTGGCTTCGCCCGGGACACGCTCCGGGGCGAGGCGTTCCTCTGGCAGTGGTGCCGGGGGACGGTGCCGACAGGCTTGACGATGCTGTTAGTATGAACAGGTGGGTCGAAAATAACCAGGACTGTGTATTTTTCTTTGAAGATTTTTCCGATAATGATACCTTTGTCCTGGGCATTCAGACAGATTTGCAACTACAGCAGATGATTCAGTATGGCAACCGCAGTTTACTGGCTTCCGATTCAAAGTTTGGAACAAACAAGTTAAAGGTCTGTCAATGTCATCTGgttcattttttgttttttcatagCTGTTTAGTTTGCTTGATTTCATAGTAGTATCGTTGTTTGCCATTTTGCAGTATCCTGTACATAGCATCCTTGTTTTCGACTAGCAGAAAAATGCAATTCCTGTTGCTTGGATCATAACTCCCAATTTTACACATGGTGAAATACATAGATGGATGGGTGCTCTATATGATCGTGTTCGTACAAAAGGCCCGACATGGCAGTTGAGCGGCTTCATTATTGATGATCCATTGACTGATGTGCGCACTATAAGGTAACTCATGCTTCTGTGCCACTGTACTGCTTCCTGGGTTTGTGGTGCCTGAGTATGTTGCTTGCTGAACAGGGAAGTGTTTCTGTGCCTGGTGTTGATTTCCTTATGGCGTGTCCGTCACGCTTGGCATAAAAAATTGATGAACAAGTGTTAAGATTTTGAGAGGCGTTCAATGATGTCTAAACGACTTGGGGAGGCAATATCCAGCATCTGCAGAGGAAACGGTGATATAGAATTATTTCAGGCCTTCCTGGAAGATTTTATTGATTGCTCTGGCTTTGTAGACTACTTCAAAGCTCTATGGTTTCCAAGACTTGGTTGGTCCATGTACCTTGCTTTTCTGGCCGTACCTGGATTTTACTTGTTACAAGTTATTTGATAAGTTCTCTTATCCAACTTTttaatctcaatatcttccagggGCATGGACAAGCGTCTTGAAGACCAACCCGTTGGCTACTGCTGAGGTAGCTTCAGCAATTGAGAGGTACCACCACCTGCTAAAACTTCGGCTGTTGAATGAGGCAGATGAAAGCATCTACCAACGTGCAGACTGGTtggttcacaagttgggtacaaaggTTCACTCTTACTATTGGTTGGATGAATTTTCTGGGAAGGACAGTTTCTCTCGCTACTGGAGGAGTGAGTGGAAAACCGGCCCAAACCCATTGCAGCAGGGATTGCAAATTCCAGATTCTGGTATTGTAATTGAAGGCAATTGTGCTAGAGTGGTCTGCCAGAAACACAAGGAGAAGTCCCATGCCGTTCTGAACCCAAGCTCTGAGCTTGCATTGTGTGACTGTAGCTGGTcaaggaagggaaacctttgcaaGCATGCAATGAAGTCGGCTAAGGTTTAATAAGTTATATAACAGAAATAGAATTTAATTTGTGTATGGTGTGGATTCCAAAACTAATCAGCTTCTACTGGAACGCtcgcttgtactccctccgtcccaaaataactgtctcaagcttagtactagAATTTATTTtgcgacggagggagtactagaatTTTTCTAAAGCTAATGGAATCCCCTTGTACTCCATCTAAAGCTTTCATGATGACTACTTTTCCAAGATACATGTGACAAAGAGGAGGAGCTCAGGGAGCTGAATGTGAAAGGATAAAGTAGTCAGGAAGGAGAAATCATATGTTGGCTTAACTAATGCTTCCTAATCAGTATGCTTTTCATATTGCCGTTTTATATTGAACTAATATATATAGTTCGCTTTTGATTAAGGATCTTGACATGGCAACTAGCTGTTTttgatttcctgtagtttttgttgatcttctccttcttcggaTTAAATTGCTCATTGCTTTTCCTATTCTTTTGCAGGAACATGAACCTTATGATGACCCATAGTTGGATGTATGTGAGAGGTACAAGTGTTATCTTATAAGCATATCAAAATACAATCATGACGTGTGTAATTATTCAGTTATACTTTTTGTTCATGGCTCAACAATCGACCAAATTAAATGACAGGATGAACATTCAGACATCCTTGATGACTGGGATTCTAGGAAGACGATCACATACTCGACCAGCCCACCTGTCACCGCGAGAATCATCCTGGTAACAATGTAGGTGATCTCGGGATTCATATTGTGTTCCTCCAGTTATTTTGCATCGTTTGATCTTTTGTATCTATATACTCCCCCTGGTGCATCATTTTCCTAATCACAAGCATTTATTTCCTTCTTTTTGTATCTTGCTTAGTTTTAAGAGAAACATACacagagaaaactactttcatgATGGATCTGCACTCTGCAATTTGTTTTGCATATAACATGGGACTGTTACTTTCAATACAGTTGATGTTAGGAGTATTAGATGCATATATGAAGGAGTTCCATCAACCAGGATTTTAGATGTTGCAttagtgtaacgaccaagatgcggtcctttccgatctgggggtcgaggcccccgaataggaaaggagcgcatctaagtgttttgcaagcaagtaaacatagcacataataataaataaagtagacaatctgggattcaactgtcttcttaataaaaatacagagtacaacgcagttacaaacaaggtagttccgatacggactacaaaacaagggaaatgctatgctacccactgcgggcccacgatcacgaccacgactcagtcttctggatagttcacgtaaaggcgatcggtctcctcgtcgtactgccacgccagttgggtgacgtcgggatcctctgcctctggggtacctgtacctgctggaggtttcggaggaatccgtgagccacggggactcagcaatctaaggccttggtgccagatctagtcatgtcattgggtaaggaaggggtgaagtgtttcgggctgctgcatcctaaggttgaataagtggctagcttacgcaaaaGAAGAAGTGACAGAGTTCTATGCTAACGGTCGTgagtacttgatcagaaagtgatcctgaacacttacctacgacattcataaccccaccgtgttccggatcgaagagagatcttcgaagggacagtcacggttacgcacacagttggcatatttttattagtttgtgtttaagttttctaataccggaagttaacaagatattccaagttgccacataaccgcgggcacggctttccgaaagattaaaccctgcaggggtgctccaactagtccgtcacaaacgaacacaggccgcaaaggcatcctctatcatgaatctcgtgatctcgtcggattccttagaagaaaacctcaactctggggaaaaccaaagcttcaccgggattcctatacgcaagatataccgctaaggcaagacaagactagcaggacctcccgacgtgtcgacgaccccgataagagccgcatatctcagtctcaggacacgccggatggaactagctacaggtgccaaacctcaagtttccttgtggtggccccgcaggcagaccagtttggaccaacactcatgaggagcactggcccgggttgttgattagaatcctcggggtagctattccctatgcagtttattattaagtgattagcaaatagtaccaatgttgggtcctgccggacaagccttaacactacgcgatttatcaagggggtccccataacaaccccgaacgtgttaggagcgatcattatggaatcaaacaccggtaaccggtaactaaggcggcaataacggaacaagacacccggcaaaaggctaggcctcccgtcatttaccaaatatatagatacattaattaaataacagaaattaatataatgatatcaagctcatggcaactcatgagttataaacacatgcaactaacaatgctaacattagtagctgagcaagcctacctagccatgcaagtttgctaggaaagagtaaggtgtttaggctcatggcatatgaagaggcaatatattttcagtggtaggcagcgagaaatatgacgtggaatcgaaactaacataacaagtctagatatgggatcaaggtcatgtcatcttgcctgtgatatcctcagcttggaatggttctggatcgtcctgcacgtactctcctgactccacgtattcgttctccgctcccggtgctacccaacacaagaataacagccaatgaacagcagcaccacaaaatgcaacaatcacatgatgcatgagatgaaagttgagcatgcaccactattctaacactagcacaagcaagataacctacaacaagttcctggacagaaatttgcactaaactatttggacacgcatgggaatgatatgaacagatgcatctcgtaaaaacggtgcaaaaccatgtaaagaactttgcaaacggagctacggatcaacgggaatcaacgaaacacgatatgaagccctacgtgaaagattcatcaccacacacacaattggcacaaatctggtgtccccaggttgccaagacatatattaacccaacatgaatgaaatggagcaaggtagaacaccccaacaataattaaacacaaactttgaacaaaatggcaaaactacgtaatctgccagtttctgcatcttagctgtttgtgagccacatgcaacatagctacaggtcttcaaatatgacaaataatatatgtggttgtttccaaccaagaacactacaagctccagcaagaatcacagcaaaaggaattaaactctagaagatacaaggccacaaactttcccaaaaccatcagttcacagggacttagtgaaaattcctgcacctgagtttctgttactgttctgaagctttttgacagcaaccaaaacacaagctactggactccaaatgacttgaaaattgacaggaagcttcacaaacatcccagattcaaaacactagcactgaactaagtccagttctcaacagaatgaccagcacaaccttatctacaggggaagaaaatgttttcagcattccagacttagtgaaattttcagagttcaaaaatctggaattttccagccacatgcccactttgtctaggcatagtttgcactcacaagttcccaagaggtgattgacaccactatggtgttgagcacaaacccctacaactaacacaccaagatccatgcctttgggctcctcctataccatggaaacaaagcccaaacttccaACAAAAcgtaaatgcaactccataaggtatgcttctaagatgtCAATTACATAGGTGAGttttatgtgcacaatgacaaagtgacatgggggtttgaaccccatgtttgtttcatgcacatcaacatcacaagcacatctaccgaactatccccacacacaaactccatgccctctcacatatagacatgtgaaggtgcatagttttgcaaaggtggggaagttccacacacacacatatactctACATcattcacatcaacatcatgttggggaacgtcgcatgggaaacaaaaattttcctacgcgcacgaagacctatcatggtgatgtccatctacgagaggggatgagtgatctacatacccttgtagatcgtacagcagaagcgttagagaacgcggttgatgtagtggaacgtcctcacgtccctcgatccgccccgcgaacaatcccgcgatcagtcccacgatctagtaccgaacggacggcacctccgcgttcagcacacgtacagctcgacgatgatctcggccttcttgatccagcaagagagacggagaggtagaagagttctccggaagcgtgacggcgctccggaggttggtgatgatcttgtctcagcagggctccgcccgagctccgcagaaacgcgatctagaggaaaaactatggaggtatgtggtcgggcagccgtgagaaaagtcgtctcaaatcagccctaaaacctccatatatataggtgggagggaggagaggaggcagcctcaaaacctaaaggtttggctgaaattggaggtggaggagtcctactccaatcctacttggagtaggattccaccttcccacttggaaactctttccaccttgtgtgttttccttctcaaaccttatgggccttagtgggaacttattccagcccactaggggctggtttatctcttcccatagcccatgagaccccttggggcgtgacacccctcccgatggtccccggcacccctcccggcactcccggtacactaccgatgagcccgaaacttttccggtaatgcacgaaaaccttccggtaaccaaatgaggtcatcctatatatcaatcttcgtttccggaccattccggaaaccctcgtgacgtccgtgatctcatccgggactccgaacaacattcggtaaccaaccatataactcaaatacgcataaaacaacgtcgaaccttaagtgtgcagaccctgcgggttcgagaactatgtagacatgacccgagagactcctcgatcaatatccaatagcgggacctggatgcccatattggatcctacacattctacgaagatcttatcgtttgaacctcagtgtcaaggattcgtgtaatcccgtatgtcattccctttgtccttcggtatgttacttgcccgagattcgatcgtcagtatccgcatacctatttcaatctcgttcaccggcaagtctctttactcgttccgtaatacaagatcccgcaacttacactaagttacattgcttgcaaggcttgtgtgtgatgttgtattaccgagtgggccccgagatacctccccgtcatacggagtgacaaatcccagtcttgatccatactaactcaacgaacaccttcggagatacctgcagagcatctttatagtcacccagttacgttgcgacgtttgatacacacaaagcattccttcggtgttcgtgagttatatgatctcatggtcataggaacaaatacttgacacgcagaaaacagtagcaacaaaatgacacgatcaacatgctacgtctattagtttgggtctagtccatcacatgattctcctaatgatgtgatcctgttatcaagtgacaacacttgcctatggccaggaaaccttgaccatctttgaacaacgagctagtcaactagaggcttactagggacagtgttttgtctatgtatccacacaagtattgtgtttccaatcaatacaattatagcatggataataaacgattatcatgaactaagaaatataataataactaatttattattgcctctagggcatatttccaacagtctcccacttgcactagagtcaataatctagttcacatcaccatgtgattccaacgaatccaacacccatatagttatggggtctgatcacgtcttgctcgtgagagaggttttagtcaacggttctgaaacattcagatccgtgcgttctttacaaatctttatgtcatcttatagatgctgctactacgtgctattcggaaatgctccaaatatctactctactatacgaatccgtttcactactcatagttattcggattagtgtcaaagcttacatcgacgtaaccctttacgacgaactcttcaaccacctccataatcaagaaaaattccttagtccattagttactaaggataaattttgaccgctgctagtgattcaatcatggatcactctctgtaccctcaacagagtttgagtcaaggcacacattaggtgcggtacacagcatggcatactttagattctacggctaaggcatagaagacgaccttcgtctattctctttattctgccgtggtcgggttttgagtcttactcaaatttacacctcacaacgcaaccaagaactccttctttgctgatctattttgaactctttcaaaaacttgtcaaggcatgcatcttgttgaaacttctattaagcgttttcgatctatctccatagatctttgatgctcaatgttcaagtagcgtaatccaggtactcctttgaaaacttctttcaaacaatcttgtatgctttacagaaattctacgttacttctgatccacaatatgtcaaccacatatacctatcagaaattctatagtgctcctactcacttctttggaaatacaagtttctcataaaccttgtacacacccaaaatctttgatcatctcatcaaagtgtatattccaactccgagatgcttgcaccagtccattgaaggatcactggagcttgcatacttgctagtatctttaggatcgacaaaaccttctcgttgtatcacatacaatgtttgctcaaggaaaccgtcgagaaaacaatgttttgacatcctacgtgcaatatttcataaataatgcatcaacaactaacataattctaacagacctttagcatcgctacgagtgagaaagtctcatcatagtcgactgtttgatcttgtcgaaaacatctttgcgacaagtcgagcttttcttaatagtgacttatcaccatcatcgtctgtcttcttttaaagatccattttacccaatagtcccatgaccatcaagtagttctaccaaagtctacactttggtttcacacatggatcctctctcggatttcatggcttccagccatttgtcggaatctgggcccaccatcgctttctccataactcgtaggttcactgttgctcaacaacatgacctccaagacagggttaccgtactactctgcagcagtacgcgaccttgtcgacctacgaggtttgtagtaacttgattcgaagctcaatgatcaccatcatcagcttccacttcaattggtgtaggcgccacaggaacaacttcctacgccctgctacacactggttgaagtgatggttcaataacctcatcaagttctactaccctcccactcaattctttcgagataaaccttttctcgagaaaggatccttttctagaaacaaacactttgctttcggatctgagataggagatgtacccaactgttttggatatcctatgaagatgcatttatccgctttgggttcgagcttatcagactaaaacctttttcacataagtttcgaagccccaaactttcaagaaacgacagtttacatttctctaaacctcagtctatactgtgtcatctcaacggaaatacgcggtgccctatttaaagtgaatgtggttgtctctaatgcataacccataaacgatagtggtaattcgataagatacatcacatcatgcaccatactaaatagtgcgtggtatgacgttcagacacatcatcacaccatgatgttccaggtggcatgaactgtgaaacaatttccacattgtcttaactgtgtaccaaaaactcgtaactcagatattcatttctatgatcatatcgtagacagttcatcctcttgttacgacgaacttcactctgaaacagaattgaacttttcaatatttcagacttgtgattcattaagtaaatactcctgtatctactcaagtcgtcagtgaagtaagaacataatgatatccactgcgtgcctcagcactcactggactgcatacatcaaaatgtatcacttccaacaagttactatcttgtttcatctcaatgaaaacaaggccttgctcatgtggtatgatttgcatgtcactagtgattcgaaatcaggtgagtaaagatccatcagcatggagcctcttcatgaaattcatactaacatgactcaagcggcagtgccacaagtaagtggtactatcatcatttaactcgtatcttttggcaccaatgtgtaacactacaatcgagattcaataaaccattgaaggtgattattcaagcaaatagagtaaccattattctctttgaatgaataatcgtattgcaataaacacgatccaatcatgttcatgcctaacgcaagcaccaaataacaattatttagattcaacaccaatcccgatggtagagggagcgtgcgacgtttgatcatatcaaccttggaaacacttccaacacgtatcgtcaccttgcctttagctagtctccgtttatgtcgtagctttcatttcgcgttactaatcacttagcaaccgaaccggtatccaataccctcatgctactaggagtactagtaaagcacacatcaacattatgtatatcaaatatacttctttcgacttttgccagccttcttatctaccaagtatctagagttgctccgcctcagtgactgatccccttattacagaagcacttagtctcgggtttgggtttaatcttgggtctcttcattagcgcagcaactgttttgccgtttcacgaagtatcccttctagccctcgcctttcttgaaacttagtggttttccaaaccatcaactattgatgctccttcttgatttctattttcgcagtgtcaaacgtcgcgaatcgctcaaggatcattgtatctatccttgatatgtcatagttcatcatgaagctctcaaagcttggtggcagtgacttttggagaaccatcactatctcatctggaagattagctcccacttgattcaagtgattgtcgtactcagacaatctgagcacatgctcaacgattgagcttttctcctttactttgtggtcaaagaatcttgttggaggtctagtacctcttaacaagggcacaagcatgaaatcacaattgcatctcttcggaacatcacttatgttccgtgacgttttacaacgttttcggcgccttgcttctaagccatcaagtatcttgcactgaact
This genomic stretch from Hordeum vulgare subsp. vulgare chromosome 6H, MorexV3_pseudomolecules_assembly, whole genome shotgun sequence harbors:
- the LOC123404627 gene encoding uncharacterized protein LOC123404627 → MMSKRLGEAISSICRGNGDIELFQAFLEDFIDCSGFVDYFKALWFPRLGAWTSVLKTNPLATAEVASAIERYHHLLKLRLLNEADESIYQRADWLVHKLGTKVHSYYWLDEFSGKDSFSRYWRSEWKTGPNPLQQGLQIPDSGIVIEGNCARVVCQKHKEKSHAVLNPSSELALCDCSWSRKGNLCKHAMKSAKEHEPYDDP